Proteins found in one Candidatus Nitrosopelagicus brevis genomic segment:
- a CDS encoding acyl-CoA mutase large subunit family protein, which translates to MATKKKTKTAPKEYVTDSSIPIKPFYQKSTKKRPKEEPGKFPFTRGIHQGMYRDRFWTMRQYAGFGDAAQSNKRYKFMLEKGQTGISMAFDLPTQIGHDPDAPQAEGEVGKVGVSISSLKDMQTVFNGIELGKVSTSMTINATASTLLAYYIAVGESQGFSSKQLRGTTQNDILKEYIARNTYIYPPEPSMRIIGDMIGYCATEVPQWYPVSISGYHIREAGSNAVQEIAFTIANAIQYIETCLAQGLKIDEFAPRLSFFFCCTIEFFEEIAKFRVARKVYAKILKERFHAKNEKSLQLKFHTQTSGESLTAQQPDNNIVRVAMQTMAAVLGGTQSLHTNSRDEALALPTEESAKIALRTQQIVASESGITKTVDPMAGSHYLEELCDEIEEQTWAYLKKIDKMGGSLKAIEKGFFQAEIRQNAYRIKKEVDDSSRVLVGVNKFVDEVEAKQKLLRIDDSLGRKQEKAIKALRKSRDNKKTDSALSKLQAAADTDQNLMPFIVNSVKTYATTGEISNTLREVFGEYRPKEVF; encoded by the coding sequence ATGGCAACAAAAAAGAAAACAAAAACTGCACCAAAAGAATATGTAACAGATTCTAGCATTCCGATTAAACCCTTTTATCAGAAATCTACAAAAAAGAGACCTAAAGAAGAACCAGGAAAATTTCCATTTACCAGAGGAATTCATCAAGGAATGTATCGTGATAGATTTTGGACAATGCGTCAGTATGCAGGATTTGGTGATGCTGCACAAAGTAACAAACGATACAAGTTCATGTTAGAAAAAGGACAAACTGGAATTTCTATGGCATTTGATTTACCAACTCAAATCGGTCATGATCCTGATGCACCACAAGCAGAAGGTGAAGTAGGAAAAGTTGGCGTATCTATCTCATCGCTTAAAGATATGCAAACTGTATTCAATGGAATTGAATTAGGAAAAGTTTCTACATCTATGACAATTAACGCAACTGCATCTACATTACTTGCCTACTATATTGCGGTAGGAGAATCACAAGGATTTTCAAGTAAACAATTGAGAGGAACAACACAAAATGATATTCTCAAAGAATACATCGCTAGAAATACCTACATCTATCCACCAGAACCTTCCATGAGAATCATTGGTGACATGATTGGATATTGTGCTACCGAAGTTCCACAATGGTATCCTGTTTCTATCTCGGGCTATCACATTCGAGAAGCAGGTTCAAATGCAGTACAAGAAATTGCATTTACCATTGCTAATGCCATTCAATACATTGAAACCTGTCTTGCCCAAGGACTAAAGATTGATGAATTTGCTCCAAGATTATCATTTTTCTTCTGTTGTACAATAGAATTCTTTGAAGAGATTGCAAAGTTCAGAGTTGCAAGAAAGGTTTATGCAAAAATTCTAAAAGAAAGATTCCATGCAAAGAACGAAAAATCATTACAGTTAAAATTCCATACCCAAACAAGCGGTGAATCATTAACTGCACAACAACCTGATAACAACATTGTTCGTGTTGCTATGCAAACAATGGCTGCTGTCTTAGGTGGAACACAATCACTTCATACAAATTCAAGAGATGAGGCATTGGCACTTCCAACAGAAGAATCTGCAAAAATTGCACTAAGAACACAACAAATTGTTGCATCTGAATCTGGCATTACAAAAACAGTAGACCCTATGGCAGGCTCTCATTATTTAGAAGAATTATGTGATGAGATTGAAGAACAAACTTGGGCATATCTTAAAAAAATTGATAAAATGGGCGGTTCACTCAAAGCAATTGAAAAAGGATTTTTCCAAGCAGAGATAAGACAAAATGCATATCGTATCAAAAAAGAGGTAGATGATTCATCTCGAGTTTTAGTCGGTGTCAACAAATTTGTTGATGAGGTTGAGGCAAAACAAAAACTACTCAGAATTGATGATTCTCTAGGAAGAAAACAGGAAAAAGCAATCAAAGCACTAAGAAAATCACGTGATAACAAAAAAACTGATAGTGCTCTATCAAAATTACAGGCAGCAGCTGATACTGACCAAAACTTAATGCCATTCATTGTAAACTCTGTTAAGACATATGCTACAACTGGTGAAATCAGCAATACGTTACGGGAAGTATTTGGCGAATATAGGCCAAAGGAGGTTTTCTAA
- a CDS encoding NAD(P)/FAD-dependent oxidoreductase — translation MKRILILGGGFAGLECCLKLESYFQNNPEIELTLVSEDNFILFTPMLPQVASGTIETRHIVTPIRTLIKKTKFYEGKIKYIDPHGKSVTLYGTNENRGMLIHYDFLVVALGSQTNFFGMKDVEENSYKMNTINDAIILRNRIIDLMEQAENETDPILRKALLKIVVVGGGFAGVETAGELNDFITDVSEYYPSIDEHDVKVVLVEASTEILNGFPQKLAGFAKEKLVERGIDVILDAGVTSFNGKEVLLKSNSNSEKVLLSDSSQQKGHAELVEINSISSRTLVWTAGITPTDLIKESLFNTHKGRIKVNEFLQVVEFPEVFAIGDCSTFDPELTMKKFPPTAQIAEAHAKIAASNLKELLKGGTLSKFDYSWKGQSAIIGKRTGIASFFGINIAGFLAYLLWRNLYLSKIRSSDKKFRVWLDWTLDLFFKRDISRLKIIKKERSLDYKELDEVDDVW, via the coding sequence ATGAAAAGAATTCTCATTTTAGGTGGTGGTTTTGCAGGATTGGAATGCTGCTTGAAACTTGAATCTTATTTCCAAAACAATCCTGAAATCGAACTCACTCTTGTTAGTGAAGATAATTTCATTCTTTTTACACCCATGCTACCGCAAGTAGCCTCTGGAACAATTGAAACAAGACATATTGTTACCCCTATTCGAACATTGATTAAAAAAACAAAATTCTATGAAGGTAAAATAAAATACATAGATCCTCACGGAAAATCTGTCACACTATATGGCACAAATGAAAATCGTGGAATGTTAATTCATTATGATTTTCTTGTAGTTGCATTAGGCAGTCAAACCAATTTCTTTGGTATGAAAGATGTTGAAGAAAATTCATACAAAATGAATACAATTAATGATGCAATAATACTGCGAAATCGAATTATTGATTTAATGGAACAGGCAGAAAATGAAACAGATCCTATTCTTAGAAAAGCATTACTGAAAATTGTAGTTGTAGGTGGAGGTTTTGCAGGAGTTGAAACTGCTGGCGAATTAAATGACTTCATTACAGATGTGTCTGAATATTATCCTAGCATTGATGAACATGATGTTAAAGTGGTATTAGTTGAGGCTTCTACTGAAATTTTAAATGGTTTTCCACAAAAGCTTGCTGGCTTTGCTAAAGAAAAACTTGTAGAAAGAGGAATCGATGTAATTCTTGATGCTGGAGTTACTTCATTTAATGGAAAAGAGGTATTACTGAAAAGTAATTCTAACTCTGAAAAAGTTCTTCTCAGTGATTCCTCACAACAAAAAGGACATGCTGAATTAGTAGAAATTAATTCTATTTCTTCTCGAACCTTAGTTTGGACAGCGGGCATAACTCCAACTGATCTAATTAAAGAATCATTATTCAATACTCATAAAGGCCGTATCAAGGTAAACGAGTTTTTACAAGTTGTGGAATTTCCTGAAGTCTTTGCAATTGGTGATTGTTCTACATTTGATCCTGAATTAACAATGAAAAAATTCCCTCCAACTGCTCAAATTGCAGAAGCACATGCAAAAATTGCTGCATCTAATCTAAAGGAATTACTAAAAGGCGGCACATTATCAAAATTTGATTATTCTTGGAAAGGCCAAAGTGCAATAATAGGGAAAAGGACCGGCATTGCATCCTTTTTTGGAATCAATATTGCAGGATTTTTGGCATATTTGTTATGGAGAAATCTTTACCTGTCTAAGATAAGAAGCTCTGATAAAAAATTCCGTGTATGGTTAGATTGGACTCTTGATTTATTCTTTAAAAGAGATATTTCTCGTTTGAAGATCATAAAAAAAGAACGTTCACTTGATTACAAAGAACTAGATGAAGTAGATGATGTTTGGTAA
- a CDS encoding urease accessory protein UreD translates to MQKALHYDLDYPSMAHVFILSPSGGILQGDRYRMDVELRNNAISHITTQGATRIYKMESNYATHMVTLNLKDNSYLEFIPEQIIPYKNSRFYQKTNLQIDDSSTVVYSETIVPGRIAMGEMFDFDLCYLKTEGKINDRVQFRDSSLLSPKMQKIQSLAMFDDKTILTSVYILTKKHVTKVNDMINELFSHTQNISGGSSILPNDSGISIRILGNSSEDQKITIYEILKIIRKEILPEYL, encoded by the coding sequence GTGCAAAAAGCATTGCACTATGATTTGGATTATCCTTCTATGGCGCACGTCTTCATCTTATCTCCCTCTGGAGGAATACTTCAAGGCGATCGATATAGAATGGATGTTGAATTAAGAAATAACGCAATATCTCATATTACAACTCAGGGTGCAACTAGGATATACAAAATGGAATCAAACTATGCAACACATATGGTAACTCTCAACTTGAAGGATAACTCCTACTTGGAATTCATACCTGAACAAATTATCCCATACAAAAATTCAAGATTCTATCAAAAAACCAATTTACAAATTGATGATTCATCCACTGTGGTTTATTCTGAAACAATTGTGCCTGGAAGAATTGCAATGGGTGAAATGTTTGACTTTGATTTGTGTTATCTTAAAACTGAAGGAAAAATAAATGACCGTGTTCAGTTTAGAGACTCTTCCCTCTTATCCCCAAAAATGCAAAAAATACAATCTCTTGCAATGTTTGATGATAAAACAATTTTAACTTCTGTATACATATTGACAAAAAAACATGTTACAAAAGTTAACGATATGATAAATGAACTGTTTTCTCATACTCAAAACATATCTGGTGGTTCTAGTATTTTACCTAATGATTCTGGAATTTCAATTAGAATTTTAGGAAATTCGTCTGAGGATCAAAAAATAACTATCTATGAAATTTTGAAAATTATTAGAAAAGAAATTTTACCTGAATATCTCTAA
- a CDS encoding CBS domain-containing protein, protein MLPSIESIKQQRLKINMTQKDLANLVGVSTSMINQIESGRSAPSYNTAKRIFEVLASKESEASAHNAGELCSQKIVKLKPTNTLGEAMVKMDKEKISQIPIFDGNDAVGVITDSGIIGHMSDGVSKKIRIEDIMEPAPPIVENETPASTLAPLIKYSKCILVRKGTKIIGIITGADVLKMVE, encoded by the coding sequence ATGCTGCCATCAATTGAGAGTATAAAACAACAAAGACTAAAAATCAATATGACACAAAAGGATCTTGCAAATTTGGTCGGGGTTAGTACATCCATGATTAATCAAATTGAATCAGGACGAAGTGCTCCAAGTTATAATACAGCAAAGCGAATTTTTGAGGTACTAGCAAGTAAAGAAAGTGAAGCATCAGCACACAATGCAGGAGAATTATGTAGTCAGAAAATTGTCAAATTAAAACCAACTAATACTCTTGGAGAAGCAATGGTAAAAATGGATAAAGAAAAGATTAGTCAGATCCCAATTTTTGATGGTAACGATGCAGTAGGAGTGATTACAGATTCAGGAATTATTGGGCATATGAGTGATGGCGTATCAAAAAAAATTAGAATTGAAGACATCATGGAACCTGCACCACCAATAGTAGAAAATGAAACACCTGCAAGCACATTAGCTCCTCTCATAAAATATTCAAAATGCATCCTAGTAAGAAAAGGAACAAAAATTATTGGAATTATTACCGGTGCAGACGTATTGAAGATGGTAGAATAG
- the mce gene encoding methylmalonyl-CoA epimerase produces the protein MKIDHIAIAVNDVEASAKVYQKALGIDEIEFETVESEGVKVAIIPMENGRIELMQPTKDDSPIKKFLDKKGPGLHHMALETDNIDGEVERMEGCGVQFLGKVRPGSAGTKVTFIHPKSLEGVLAELCSHPK, from the coding sequence ATGAAAATTGATCATATTGCAATTGCTGTAAATGATGTTGAAGCATCTGCAAAAGTGTATCAAAAAGCACTTGGAATTGATGAAATTGAATTTGAAACTGTAGAAAGTGAGGGAGTAAAAGTTGCTATCATCCCTATGGAAAATGGAAGAATTGAGTTAATGCAACCAACAAAAGATGATAGTCCAATCAAAAAATTTCTTGATAAAAAAGGTCCAGGTTTACATCACATGGCTTTGGAAACTGATAACATTGATGGCGAAGTAGAACGTATGGAAGGCTGTGGAGTCCAATTCTTAGGTAAGGTCCGTCCAGGTTCCGCTGGAACAAAAGTTACATTCATTCATCCAAAATCTTTAGAGGGCGTTTTGGCTGAATTATGTTCACACCCAAAATAA
- a CDS encoding deoxyhypusine synthase → MITPGRPVKDVDITNNSDADHIFKELAQAGGFEARNVAEGVDILYNMISDEKCTKFLSFIGAIVSTGFRGIIRDMIKKKWCDVVITTCGALDHDIARHFSEYKEGSFTMDDRELADQNIHRLGNVLVPMESYGPLIEEKVQEILEKAYNEGKKEMSTADINREIGKAMGEDSFLYWAYKNDIPVVVPGIMDGAVGSQVWMFSQKHSDFKLNIIEDANFLSGLVFKAEKSGALMLGGGVPKHHTLWWNQYREGLDYAVYVTTAQEFDGSLSGALVREAISWGKVTKNATETTIHAEITTVFPFMYKALLEKLEK, encoded by the coding sequence ATGATTACACCAGGACGTCCCGTGAAAGATGTAGATATAACAAATAATTCAGATGCAGACCACATATTCAAAGAACTTGCACAAGCAGGTGGATTTGAGGCAAGAAATGTTGCCGAAGGTGTAGACATCCTATACAATATGATTAGTGATGAGAAATGCACAAAATTTCTATCATTTATCGGAGCTATTGTTTCAACAGGATTCAGAGGAATCATACGAGATATGATCAAGAAAAAATGGTGTGATGTGGTAATTACAACATGTGGTGCATTAGACCACGATATTGCAAGACACTTTTCAGAATACAAAGAAGGATCATTTACAATGGATGATAGAGAATTAGCAGATCAAAATATCCACAGACTAGGAAATGTCCTAGTACCAATGGAAAGTTATGGTCCATTAATTGAAGAAAAGGTACAAGAGATTTTAGAAAAAGCATACAATGAAGGAAAAAAAGAAATGTCAACTGCAGACATTAACAGAGAAATAGGAAAAGCTATGGGCGAAGATTCATTTTTGTATTGGGCCTACAAAAATGACATTCCAGTAGTAGTTCCAGGAATTATGGATGGAGCAGTTGGAAGTCAAGTATGGATGTTTTCACAAAAACATTCAGATTTTAAATTAAACATAATCGAAGATGCAAATTTCCTTTCAGGATTAGTTTTCAAAGCTGAAAAATCAGGAGCGCTAATGCTTGGAGGAGGAGTTCCAAAACATCATACACTATGGTGGAATCAATATAGAGAAGGATTAGATTATGCAGTTTATGTTACAACAGCACAAGAATTTGATGGAAGCTTAAGCGGTGCATTGGTAAGAGAAGCAATATCATGGGGAAAGGTGACAAAAAATGCAACTGAAACTACGATTCATGCAGAAATTACAACAGTTTTTCCATTCATGTACAAAGCTCTATTAGAAAAACTAGAAAAGTAA